The bacterium genome includes the window TTAAGCCATTTGTTAATCTTTATGTATCTAATCTTTCTCCCTTCGTCCTTTATCTTCTTAATATAAGCTCAAGCATCCTTGACAATGCAACCCTGGCAGCCTGTGAGATAGGGCCACATATGAGCCTTTTTCAGATTAAAGCTTCTTTATTAAGCCTCCTTATAAGTGGAGGGATGCTTATTCCAGGAAACATTCCCAATATTATCTGTGCCGAGAGGCTTGAGATAGAAATGAAGGAATGGGCAAAAATTGGCATTCCAATATGCCTTATATTTCTAATAATCTTCTTTATCTTTCTTTCCTTAAGGTGGTAAGTATGTCTATACCCATCTGGAAGATTAGAAGAAAAAATCTTGACAGGAAAAAAAGAAGATTGTAAAATTTTAAAATTATGCCAACAATAAATCAGTTAGTAAGGTTGGGAAGGAAAAAGATAGAGGTAAAGAAAAAGACCCGTGCCTTAAAACAATGCCCTCAGAGAAAGGGGGTTTGCGTGAGGGTTTATACCACAACACCAAAGAAGCCAAATTCTGCCTTAAGAAAGGTAGCAAGGGTTCGGCTTACCTCGGGCTATGAGGTTACCTCTTACATCCCTGGCATTGGCCATAACCTCCAGGAACACTCGGTTGTCCTTATCCATGGTGGAAGGGTAAAGGATCTTCCAGGGGTAAGGTATCATACCATAAGGGGTATCTATGATGCCCTAGGTGTTGCCAATCGAAAAAAGGCAAGGTCAAAATACGGAGCAAAGAAGCCAAAATGAGGGTAAAATCATCGGTTA containing:
- a CDS encoding DUF1646 family protein, whose translation is KPFVNLYVSNLSPFVLYLLNISSSILDNATLAACEIGPHMSLFQIKASLLSLLISGGMLIPGNIPNIICAERLEIEMKEWAKIGIPICLIFLIIFFIFLSLRW
- the rpsL gene encoding 30S ribosomal protein S12; this translates as MPTINQLVRLGRKKIEVKKKTRALKQCPQRKGVCVRVYTTTPKKPNSALRKVARVRLTSGYEVTSYIPGIGHNLQEHSVVLIHGGRVKDLPGVRYHTIRGIYDALGVANRKKARSKYGAKKPK